In the Streptomyces sp. SJL17-4 genome, GAAGGCCGTACGGCCGTGTAGTGCGGCTTCAGCCAGGAACCGAGCCCGCCCTCCGTGCCGTACGGGGCGACCTCCACCCGGCGCGGCTCCAGCGAACCGGCCGGGACGATCGTGACGTCGAAGGAGTCGTGGTTCGTCGCGTACACCTCGGATCCGTCACGTGACACGTCCACATCGAAGGGCCGCCGGCCGACCGGCACCGTGTCCGTGACCCGCAGGGCCGTCGTGTCGATCACCTCCAGGGCGCCGTTCCCACCGGGCACATTGACCCCCACGTACACCCGGCGCCCGTCCGGCGCGAGCGCGATGCCCATGCCGCCGCCCCGGTACTCGCCCGTGGTCACGGGACCCGCGTCCGTCTCGTACGGGATGAGCGCGAGCCGCTGCCGGGTCGTCGTGTCCACGACCGCGACGCCCTCGGCGGTCGCCACCCAGGCCCGCCCGTCCTTGCCGAGCACCAGACCGTAGGGAGCGGTGCCCACCTCGACCGAGCCGGTGGCGCCCCGCGCGGGGTCGACGAAGGTCACGGTGTCGGAGCCGAAGTCGCTGACCAGGAGCGTGCCCGGCGCCGGCTTGCCGGTCGGGGCGGGCGTCACGGTGACGGAAGAGCCGGACGCGGACGGCGTCCTGGCGGGGGACACACCGGCCGGCGATGTCGCTCCCGTCGCGGAGGCCGACCCTCCGGACCCCTGCGCGCACCCGGCGAGCAGGACCACGGCCACGGCTCCGGGCAGGAGCACCCGGGCGGTACGGGACGCTCGGCGGTACTTCGTCATGTCGGACTCCTCGGTACGGCGGACACGGGCGGGCCCGTCCGAGGACGGGCCCGCACCCTGTCCCGATCCTCCGCCCGCGCACGGCCGGGCACGGTCCGACGGCCGGCCCCGGCCCGACGGCGGGACGGACGGCACCTGGGTCAACCGATCGGCTGACCCCGCAGAGCTCCCGATGTCGTCCCCCGAGCCCCGGCCGCGACTACCGTGACGGGATGACCGAACCCTGGCAGGAGACGGCCCCCGGCGTCCTGAGACTTCCCTCCGGACGGCTGGTGCGCGGCCGCGCCCTGCGCCGCCCGCTTCCCGGGGGGACCCGCCCGACCTACGCCGTCCACCTGCTCGGCAAGAGGCCGCCCGAGGTCCCGTGGGAGTCGGTGTGGCTCCGCTGGCCGGACTTCCGCCTCCCCACGGACCGGGACACGGCCCGTGCCGTCCTGACCGACGCCTGGGAACGTGCCGCGGAGGAACGGGTCGAGATCGCCTGCGGAGGCGGGCGGGGCCGCACCGGCACGGCCCTGGCCTGCCTCGCCGTCCTCGACGGGGTCCCGGCCGACGAGGCCGTCGACCACGTCCGCCGTCACTACCACCGGCACGCCGTCGAGACCCCGTGGCAGCGCCGCTACGTCCGACGCTTCAGCGCTTGACGGCGTCCAGGAAGCAGACCGCCCGCTCCACGCACAGCGCGGTCGCCTCCGGCACGAAGGACGGCGCCCCGCGCTCGGTGAACAGATGCGCGTTCCCCGGGTACAGGAAGAGTCTCCGGTCCGCCGCGTCGGCGACCAGCGCGCGGGCGGCCGCCAGATCGCCCTCGTCGACGAAGAAGGGGTCGGCGTCCATCCCGTGCACCTGCGCGGGGACGCCATCCGGCCAGGCCGCGCCGAACTCCGTCACCGGCACACAGGCGCTGAACAGCAGGGCGCCGAGCGCCCCGGCCCGGGTCTGCGCCAGCTTCTGAGCGGGCAGCACACCGAGCGAGATCCCGGCGTAGACGAGGGCCTCGGGCAGCTCCGCCGCCGCCCGCTCGCCGCGCGCCACGAGCGTGTCGAAGCCGATCTCCTGGGCGTACCCGACGCCGGCTTCGAGGTCGGTGAAGGTCCGGCCCTCGTACAGGTCGGGCGTGTGCACGGTGTGCCCGGCCCTCCGCAGCTCCTCGGCGAACGCGCCGACGCCCTCGGTCAGCCCGAGCGAGTGGTGGAACAGCAGAACATCGGCCATGTCGTCATCCCCAGTCGTCCGTACGTGGCCCGCCTCCACTGCGGCACAGGCCGTTCGGCAGCAGCATGACCCATGGCACTGACAACGCCCGGAAACGGGCGGACGGGCGGGGGCGCCGACCGCGATCGGGGCGGACGGGTCCGGACAGCCCCGGATCGGGGGACGGACGGGAGCCGGGGCCGGCCGGAAGCGTGACGGCGGCCCCGGAACAGCCGGCTAGCGCATCGGGCGGTGCGGCAGGACGGCGCCCGCCTGGCCCACGACCCCCGCGGGTCCGCCGACGCCCATCGGGCCACCGGCGCCCGGGTGCTGGCCGGCCCCCTGGTGCGCCACGGCGCCCGGGTGCGCACCCGGGTGCGCACCCGCTCCCGCGTGCACGACGACGCCCTGCTGCGGCCCCTGGACCCCCTGCGGCGGCACCTGG is a window encoding:
- a CDS encoding protein phosphatase — encoded protein: MTEPWQETAPGVLRLPSGRLVRGRALRRPLPGGTRPTYAVHLLGKRPPEVPWESVWLRWPDFRLPTDRDTARAVLTDAWERAAEERVEIACGGGRGRTGTALACLAVLDGVPADEAVDHVRRHYHRHAVETPWQRRYVRRFSA
- a CDS encoding dienelactone hydrolase family protein — encoded protein: MADVLLFHHSLGLTEGVGAFAEELRRAGHTVHTPDLYEGRTFTDLEAGVGYAQEIGFDTLVARGERAAAELPEALVYAGISLGVLPAQKLAQTRAGALGALLFSACVPVTEFGAAWPDGVPAQVHGMDADPFFVDEGDLAAARALVADAADRRLFLYPGNAHLFTERGAPSFVPEATALCVERAVCFLDAVKR